One window of the Populus trichocarpa isolate Nisqually-1 chromosome 9, P.trichocarpa_v4.1, whole genome shotgun sequence genome contains the following:
- the LOC7490017 gene encoding 2-hydroxyisoflavanone dehydratase, whose amino-acid sequence MGSNESSNEIDRKFRFLTAYKDGRVEIHYPTQKIPPSNDPNTGVQSKDVTISTEPPVSARIYLPKILDPTKKVPVLYYIHGGGFCFESAFSPLFHSHLMALVAEANVIAVSLEYGLWPERPLPGSYVDAWAGLKWIASHVKGNGPEPWLNDNADFSRFFMGGDSGGANMSNFLAVQIGSYGLPGVRLIGMIMVHPFFGGMEDDEMWMFMYPTNCGKQDPKLKPPPEDLAKLGCEKVLVFLAEKDHLREVGGIFYEDLKRSGYKGALEVVEHEGVAHEFHLFDPAHDKSLSLVKKFASFLNEV is encoded by the coding sequence ATGGGCAGCAATGAAAGCAGCAATGAAATAGATCGTAAATTCCGATTCTTGACAGCATACAAAGATGGGCGGGTCGAAATACACTACCCGACCCAAAAAATCCCTCCATCTAACGACCCAAATACCGGGGTCCAATCCAAAGATGTTACAATTTCAACCGAACCACCTGTATCCGCCCGAATTTACTTACCTAAAATCCTTGACCCGACCAAGAAAGTCCCAGTCCTCTACTACATTCATGGTGGTGGCTTTTGCTTCGAGTCTGCCTTTTCACCACTTTTTCACAGCCATTTAATGGCATTGGTTGCTGAAGCCAATGTCATTGCCGTGTCGCTTGAGTACGGGCTATGGCCGGAGCGGCCCTTGCCCGGAAGTTATGTGGATGCTTGGGCGGGGCTCAAATGGATAGCATCACATGTCAAGGGAAATGGGCCTGAGCCATGGTTGAATGACAATGCGGACTTTAGTAGGTTTTTTATGGGCGGGGATAGTGGTGGAGCTAATATGTCCAATTTCCTGGCAGTTCAGATCGGGTCATACGGGTTGCCTGGGGTGAGGCTTATTGGAATGATCATGGTGCACCCGTTTTTTGGTGGTATGGAGGATGACGAAATGTGGATGTTTATGTATCCAACAAACTGTGGGAAGCAAGACCCTAAGCTAAAGCCGCCACCAGAGGATTTGGCGAAGTTAGGGTGCGAGAAGGTGTTGGTGTTTCTTGCCGAGAAGGATCATCTAAGAGAAGTAGGTGGGATCTTTTACGAGGACTTGAAAAGAAGTGGGTATAAAGGGGCTTTGGAGGTTGTGGAACATGAAGGTGTGGCGCATGAGTTCCATCTCTTTGATCCTGCTCATGACAAGTCTCTAAGTTTGGTAAAAAAGTTTGCTTCCTTTCTCAATGAGGTGTAG
- the LOC18102116 gene encoding 2-hydroxyisoflavanone dehydratase, whose translation MASAPNNEIALKFRFFQVYKDGRVELFYPHNKKIPPSDDPVTGVQSKDVIISSEPQVSARIFLPKLKNPNQKLPLLLYIHGGGFSMKSASSPAYHKLCNQVAGEADFIVVSVEYGLFPTRPIPACYEDSWAVLQWVASHVNGNGHDPWLNDHADLGKVFIGGDSAGGNISHTLAFRVWSIGLPRGVKVVGVVMVHPFFGGTKDDEMWLYMCPTNSGLNDPRMNPDVEDLARLGCERMLIFVAEKDYLIVAAKNYYEKLRKSGWKGTVELVENEKEDHCFHLLNLDSDKAQEMRYKFVSFLKQDQFNLL comes from the coding sequence aTGGCATCAGCACCAAATAATGAAATCGCCCTCAAATTCAGGTTCTTTCAGGTCTACAAAGACGGCCGTGTTGAATTATTCTATCCACACAACAAAAAGATCCCACCGTCCGATGATCCAGTCACTGGAGTCCAGTCCAAAGATGTTATCATCTCATCTGAACCTCAAGTCTCTGCCCGTATTTTCTTGCCAAAACTCAAAAACCCTAACCAAAAACTCCCCCTCTTACTATACATCCACGGAGGTGGATTCTCAATGAAATCTGCCTCTTCTCCTGCCTACCACAAGCTGTGCAACCAAGTTGCTGGTGAGGCCGACTTTATAGTTGTCTCTGTGGAGTATGGTCTCTTTCCTACCCGACCCATACCTGCATGCTATGAGGATTCGTGGGCTGTGCTCCAGTGGGTGGCATCACATGTTAATGGGAATGGACACGACCCATGGCTGAATGATCATGCTGATCTTGGGAAAGTTTTTATTGGGGGGGATAGTGCTGGAGGTAACATATCGCATACTTTGGCTTTTCGGGTCTGGTCAATCGGGTTGCCCCGAGGGGTGAAGGTTGTGGGGGTGGTTATGGTGCATCCCTTCTTTGGGGGTACCAAGGATGATGAGATGTGGTTGTACATGTGCCCCACTAATAGTGGGCTGAATGATCCTAGGATGAATCCGGATGTAGAGGATCTTGCTAGGCTTGGGTGTGAGAGGATGTTGATCTTTGTAGCTGAGAAAGATTATTTGATTGTTGCAGCTAAGAATTATTATGAGAAGTTGAGAAAGAGTGGATGGAAGGGAACTGTTGAACTTGTCGAGAATGAAAAGGAAGACCACTGCTTCCATTTGCTTAATCTTGATAGTGACAAGGCTCAGGAAATGAGGTATAAGTTTGTTTCGTTTCTCAAACAAGACCAGTTCAATCTTTTGTAA